A genomic region of uncultured Roseibium sp. contains the following coding sequences:
- a CDS encoding LacI family DNA-binding transcriptional regulator yields the protein MSTRNVRKDKTNDPGKAFPQKNVRIRDVAVVAGVSTATVSRALSNPDLLTESTRDTVFAAIHATGYRVNKAARTLRTRQAGAVLILVPNLGNPFFSQILAGISERFGDHDMSVLIADTKDLVTAGKFMVDHFLNSQIDGVICLDGSLPEAELEQFRKNGVADRIVFACEWVHSAGLPSVRSDNVEGARLAVRHLNELGHRKIAHVTGPGDNVLTHERRRGMLEERARLRLPVRDDWIVRGDFSLESGRRAALRILELEEKPTAVFCASDQVAFGLMSTLTAHGLSVPEDMSVVGFDDIELSDYYIPALTTIRQDRRALGTKAASLLLECIEPKTTGRAERLKPVVVGVDLVVRKSTAPPRRGPGSSGE from the coding sequence ATGTCAACCCGGAATGTGCGCAAAGACAAAACAAACGACCCGGGCAAGGCGTTTCCGCAGAAGAATGTCCGCATCCGCGACGTTGCCGTCGTGGCTGGCGTGTCGACAGCGACCGTCAGCCGTGCGCTCAGCAATCCGGACCTCCTGACCGAAAGCACCCGCGACACCGTTTTCGCGGCCATACATGCAACGGGCTATCGCGTGAACAAGGCGGCACGCACGCTCAGAACGCGCCAGGCGGGCGCCGTCCTGATCTTGGTCCCGAACCTCGGCAACCCGTTTTTCTCCCAGATCCTGGCCGGTATCAGCGAGAGATTTGGAGACCATGACATGTCGGTCCTGATTGCAGACACCAAGGATCTTGTTACGGCGGGCAAATTCATGGTGGACCACTTCTTGAACTCGCAGATCGACGGCGTCATCTGCCTGGACGGGTCTTTGCCCGAAGCGGAACTGGAGCAGTTCCGAAAAAACGGCGTTGCCGATCGGATCGTGTTTGCCTGCGAATGGGTCCACAGCGCGGGCCTGCCGTCGGTGAGAAGCGACAATGTCGAGGGCGCGCGTCTGGCTGTGCGGCACCTGAATGAACTCGGACACCGGAAAATTGCGCATGTGACGGGGCCGGGTGACAACGTTCTGACCCACGAACGGCGGCGGGGAATGCTCGAAGAACGCGCCAGGCTTCGGCTCCCCGTGCGCGACGACTGGATTGTGCGAGGGGATTTCTCGCTGGAGTCAGGCCGGCGCGCTGCACTGCGCATTCTTGAACTTGAAGAAAAACCGACTGCCGTGTTCTGTGCGTCGGATCAGGTGGCATTCGGTCTCATGTCAACGCTCACGGCGCACGGACTGAGCGTCCCCGAAGACATGTCGGTTGTGGGTTTCGATGACATTGAACTATCGGACTATTACATTCCGGCCTTGACGACGATCCGTCAGGACCGGCGGGCACTCGGGACAAAGGCAGCGTCTCTGCTGCTGGAATGCATCGAACCGAAAACAACGGGTCGCGCGGAAAGACTGAAACCGGTCGTCGTCGGGGTCGACCTTGTCGTTCGCAAAAGCACGGCGCCACCACGGCGCGGGCCCGGATCTTCCGGAGAGTAG
- a CDS encoding substrate-binding domain-containing protein: MQRSIVGLVVSLGMVFFHTGGAVAESGLKVVGTGDGLEMLREIGDGFSAQHPEIDLSIPPSIGSGGGIAAVSSGAERLGRVARPLKESEVASGLVYLPIAKIPSAVFTHPSTGVSSLSSENLAKLYSGKITNWSELGGADLRVKLVRREDADSTLQVLRGSMPGWKDLQFAPRSKTAVTTQDAINTAMDVEGAIAFGPYSQPLETGLSVLKIDGHHPTDEAYPSAVTLALIYKEGTLDGEMEAFVDFSRSDEAHTLIENYGGVPVTK, translated from the coding sequence ATGCAAAGATCAATTGTTGGCCTGGTGGTGTCGCTGGGCATGGTGTTTTTCCACACCGGTGGTGCCGTTGCCGAATCCGGCCTGAAGGTCGTTGGCACAGGTGACGGTCTGGAAATGCTGCGCGAGATCGGCGACGGTTTCAGCGCACAGCATCCGGAAATCGACCTGTCGATTCCGCCGAGCATCGGATCAGGCGGTGGCATCGCCGCGGTCAGTTCCGGAGCCGAGAGGCTCGGGCGCGTCGCGCGGCCCCTGAAGGAAAGCGAAGTCGCTTCCGGTCTGGTGTATCTGCCGATTGCGAAAATTCCGAGTGCCGTCTTCACACACCCGTCCACGGGCGTTTCCTCCCTGTCCAGCGAAAATCTGGCGAAGCTCTACTCGGGCAAGATCACGAACTGGTCCGAACTTGGTGGCGCCGACCTGCGCGTCAAGCTGGTCCGGCGCGAGGATGCCGACAGCACGCTACAGGTCTTGCGCGGTTCGATGCCGGGCTGGAAGGATCTGCAATTCGCACCGCGGTCCAAGACGGCAGTGACGACGCAGGACGCGATCAACACGGCTATGGACGTGGAAGGCGCGATCGCGTTCGGACCTTATTCACAGCCGCTGGAAACCGGTCTCTCTGTACTGAAGATTGATGGGCACCATCCCACCGACGAAGCCTATCCGAGCGCTGTCACGCTGGCCCTGATCTACAAGGAGGGGACCCTGGATGGCGAGATGGAAGCCTTTGTCGATTTCAGCAGATCGGATGAGGCGCATACGCTGATAGAGAATTACGGTGGCGTTCCTGTAACCAAATAG